A single genomic interval of Electrophorus electricus isolate fEleEle1 chromosome 4, fEleEle1.pri, whole genome shotgun sequence harbors:
- the cplx3b gene encoding complexin-3b isoform X1 — translation MYRSRQTDLGSVFPTTTFALIKTGELMPDPSVFHSSRKAFVRKTFCYPAFRSTTPFPDTTTDAQCHATCQLRPYHHLRTGRTLCLGAEQNSGPSPDRPRLSAHTCCRVIPTGRVRERDASFAQRKAERATVRSHFREKYRLPKNELDDTQIQAATQDVELPTELAKMIAEDNKDEQHKQSVLGQLSSLQHVDMDHLKDKAQATLEELKNSAEKCTLM, via the exons ATGTATCGGAGCAGACAAACTGATTTAGGATCAGTTTTCCCAACTACTACGTTTGCACTTATTAAGACGGGAGAGCTAATGCCTGATCCCAGCGTCTTCCATTCAAGTCGGAAGGCTTTTGTGAGGAAGACCTTTTGTTATCCAG cGTTCCGCAGCACGACCCCGTTCCCTGACACAACAACGGACGCGCAGTGTCACGCCACGTGCCAGCTCCGACCTTACCATCACCTACGCACGGGAAGAACGCTTTGCCTCGGCGCTGAGCAGAACTCTGGCCCTTCTCCTGACAGGCCGCGACTCTCCGCTCACACCTGCTGCCGTGTTATCCCTACAGGTCGTGT GCGCGAGCGAGATGCCAGCTTTGCTCAGAGGAAGGCGGAGAGGGCCACAGTCAGATCTCACTTCAGAGAAAAGTACAGACTGCCTAAG AATGAGCTGGACGACACGCAGATCCAGGCAGCCACACAGGACGTGGAGCTGCCGACCGAGCTGGCCAAGATGATCGCCGAGGACAACAAGGATGAGCAGCACAAGCAGTCGGTGCTGGGTCAGCTGTCCAGCCTGCAGCATGTGGACATGGACCACCTGAAGGACAAAGCTCAGGCCAccctggaggagctgaagaactCAGCCGAGAAGTGCACGCTCATGTGA
- the LOC113583781 gene encoding tyrosine-protein kinase CSK isoform X1 has product MSGLQTAWPAGTECVAKYNFPGATEQDLPFCKGDVLTIIGVTKDPNWYKAKNTAGQEGTIPANYVQKRQGVKSGSKLSLMPWFHGKITRDQAERLLYPPETGLFLVRESTNYPGDYTLCMSCEGKVEHYRIIYHNGKLSIDEEEYFENLMQLVEHYTKDADGLCTRLIKPKLMEGTVAAQDEFSRSGWALNRKDLKLIQTIGKGEFGDVMVGDYRGTKVAVKCIKHDATAQAFIAEASVMTQLRHTNLVQLLGVIVEEHGSLFIVTEYMAKGSLVDYLRSRGRTVLGGECLLKFSLDVCEAMEYLENNNFVHRDLAARNVLVSEDNIAKVSDFGLTKEASSTQDTAKLPVKWTSPEALREKRFSTKSDVWSYGVLLWEIYSFGRVPYPRIPLKEVVPRVERGYKMDPPDGCPAVVYDLMKQCWGLEPATRPSFRTLREKLQHIRAKELYL; this is encoded by the exons ATGTCTGGTCTACAG ACAGCATGGCCAGCAGGCACGGAGTGTGTGGCCAAGTATAACTTCCCAGGTGCTACAGAGCAGGACCTGCCCTTCTGCAAAGGAGATGTCCTCACCATCATCGGCGTCACCAAg GACCCAAACTGGTACAAAGCCAAGAACACGGCGGGCCAGGAGGGCACAATCCCGGCCAACTACGTCCAGAAGCGGCAGGGGGTGAAATCAGGGAGCAAGTTGAGCCTGATGCC ATGGTTCCACGGCAAGATCACGCGGGACCAGGCAGAGCGGCTGCTGTACCCACCCGAGACGGGCCTGTTCCTGGTGCGTGAGAGCACCAACTACCCTGGCGACTACACGCTGTGCATGAGCTGCGAGGGCAAGGTGGAGCACTACCGCATAATCTACCACAACGGCAAGCTCTCCATCGACGAGGAGGAGTACTTCGAGAACCTCATGCAGCTTGTGGAA CATTACACCAAAGATGCCGACGGTCTGTGTACTCGCCTGATCAAGCCCAAACTGATGGAGGGAACCGTGGCAGCACAGGACGAGTTCTCTCGCA GTGGCTGGGCTCTGAACAGGAAGGACCTGAAACTCATTCAGACCATCGGTAAAGGAGAGTTTGGAG ATGTAATGGTGGGAGACTACAGAGGGACCAAGGTAGCGGTGAAGTGCATCAAACACGACGCCACAGCACAGGCCTTCATTGCCGAGGCTTCCGTCATGAC GCAGCTCAGACACACTAACCTGGTGCAGTTGCTGGGTGTGATCGTGGAGGAACATGGAAGCCTCTTCATTGTCACGGAGTACATGGCCaag ggcAGTCTAGTGGACTATCTTCGTTCGCGGGGCCGCACCGTGCTGGGCGGGGAGTGCCTGCTCAAGTTCTCTCT CGACGTTTGCGAGGCGATGGAGTACCTCGAGAACAACAACTTCGTGCACCGCGACCTGGCGGCGCGCAACGTGCTCGTCTCCGAGGACAACATCGCCAAGGTCAGCGACTTCGGCCTCACCAAGGAGGCCTCGTCCACACAGGACACGGCCAAGCTGCCTGTCAAATGGACATCCCCTGAGGCGCTTCGAGAGAAG AGGTTTTCCACCAAGTCCGATGTGTGGAGTTACGGCGTCCTGCTCTGGGAGATCTACTCCTTCGGCCGCGTGCCTTACCCCAGAATC CCACTGAAGGAGGTGGTGCCGAGGGTGGAGCGGGGCTACAAGATGGACCCGCCGGACGGCTGCCCCGCCGTGGTCTACGACCTCATGAAGCAGTGCTGGGGCCTGGAGCCGGCCACGCGGCCCTCCTTCCGCACGCTGCGCGAGAAACTGCAGCATATCCGGGCCAAAGAACTCTACCTGTAA
- the LOC113583781 gene encoding tyrosine-protein kinase CSK isoform X2 yields MPWFHGKITRDQAERLLYPPETGLFLVRESTNYPGDYTLCMSCEGKVEHYRIIYHNGKLSIDEEEYFENLMQLVEHYTKDADGLCTRLIKPKLMEGTVAAQDEFSRSGWALNRKDLKLIQTIGKGEFGDVMVGDYRGTKVAVKCIKHDATAQAFIAEASVMTQLRHTNLVQLLGVIVEEHGSLFIVTEYMAKGSLVDYLRSRGRTVLGGECLLKFSLDVCEAMEYLENNNFVHRDLAARNVLVSEDNIAKVSDFGLTKEASSTQDTAKLPVKWTSPEALREKRFSTKSDVWSYGVLLWEIYSFGRVPYPRIPLKEVVPRVERGYKMDPPDGCPAVVYDLMKQCWGLEPATRPSFRTLREKLQHIRAKELYL; encoded by the exons ATGCC ATGGTTCCACGGCAAGATCACGCGGGACCAGGCAGAGCGGCTGCTGTACCCACCCGAGACGGGCCTGTTCCTGGTGCGTGAGAGCACCAACTACCCTGGCGACTACACGCTGTGCATGAGCTGCGAGGGCAAGGTGGAGCACTACCGCATAATCTACCACAACGGCAAGCTCTCCATCGACGAGGAGGAGTACTTCGAGAACCTCATGCAGCTTGTGGAA CATTACACCAAAGATGCCGACGGTCTGTGTACTCGCCTGATCAAGCCCAAACTGATGGAGGGAACCGTGGCAGCACAGGACGAGTTCTCTCGCA GTGGCTGGGCTCTGAACAGGAAGGACCTGAAACTCATTCAGACCATCGGTAAAGGAGAGTTTGGAG ATGTAATGGTGGGAGACTACAGAGGGACCAAGGTAGCGGTGAAGTGCATCAAACACGACGCCACAGCACAGGCCTTCATTGCCGAGGCTTCCGTCATGAC GCAGCTCAGACACACTAACCTGGTGCAGTTGCTGGGTGTGATCGTGGAGGAACATGGAAGCCTCTTCATTGTCACGGAGTACATGGCCaag ggcAGTCTAGTGGACTATCTTCGTTCGCGGGGCCGCACCGTGCTGGGCGGGGAGTGCCTGCTCAAGTTCTCTCT CGACGTTTGCGAGGCGATGGAGTACCTCGAGAACAACAACTTCGTGCACCGCGACCTGGCGGCGCGCAACGTGCTCGTCTCCGAGGACAACATCGCCAAGGTCAGCGACTTCGGCCTCACCAAGGAGGCCTCGTCCACACAGGACACGGCCAAGCTGCCTGTCAAATGGACATCCCCTGAGGCGCTTCGAGAGAAG AGGTTTTCCACCAAGTCCGATGTGTGGAGTTACGGCGTCCTGCTCTGGGAGATCTACTCCTTCGGCCGCGTGCCTTACCCCAGAATC CCACTGAAGGAGGTGGTGCCGAGGGTGGAGCGGGGCTACAAGATGGACCCGCCGGACGGCTGCCCCGCCGTGGTCTACGACCTCATGAAGCAGTGCTGGGGCCTGGAGCCGGCCACGCGGCCCTCCTTCCGCACGCTGCGCGAGAAACTGCAGCATATCCGGGCCAAAGAACTCTACCTGTAA
- the LOC113584306 gene encoding growth arrest-specific protein 1, whose amino-acid sequence MGPWCGPVPFLLSLLVALSAQSVCWQAILRCHEEQECERAYGQYVAACDSILRGARRHCPSHCVSALVRLNRTVGGAELESCDCGPDTECRRAKRVIEPCLPRMLPPGDGCTEARGRCEADPVCRAALGSYLAHCGQLFNGRKCPSRCRATIGQLLLLPAGAALDRCACDGAERPFCEVVKENMARLCDAAADGHDGPDDLYEDEDYEAKGDGEGDPDATVPSSAAPHLPSHGTLFWGALALALLRD is encoded by the coding sequence ATGGGACCCTGGTGCGGCCCCGTGCCGTTTCTCCTCTCGCTGCTGGTGGCTCTGAGCGCCCAGTCTGTGTGCTGGCAGGCGATCCTGCGGTGCCACGAGGAGCAGGAGTGTGAGCGCGCCTACGGCCAGTACGTCGCCGCGTGCGACAGCATTCTGCGGGGCGCCCGTCGCCACTGCCCGAGCCACTGCGTGAGCGCGCTGGTGCGTCTGAACCGCACGGTGGGCGGGGCCGAGCTGGAGTCCTGCGACTGCGGCCCGGACACCGAGTGCAGGCGGGCCAAACGGGTCATCGAGCCGTGCCTGCCCCGCATGCTGCCGCCCGGCGACGGTTGCACGGAGGCGCGAGGCCGCTGCGAGGCGGATCCCGTCTGTCGGGCGGCGCTGGGCTCTTACCTGGCACACTGCGGGCAGCTGTTCAACGGCAGGAAGTGCCCGAGCCGCTGCAGGGCCACCATCGGGCAGCTGCTGCTCCTGCCGGCCGGCGCGGCGCTGGACCGGTGCGCGTGCGACGGCGCCGAACGGCCCTTCTGCGAGGTGGTGAAGGAAAACATGGCACGGCTGTGCGACGCCGCCGCCGACGGCCACGACGGCCCCGACGACTTGTACGAGGACGAAGACTACGAGGCCAAGGGGGACGGCGAGGGGGACCCGGACGCCACGGTCCCCTCGTCCGCCGCCCCGCATCTCCCTAGCCACGGCACCCTCTTCTGGGGGGCTCTCGCGCTGGCTCTCCTCAGGGACTGA
- the cplx3b gene encoding complexin-3b isoform X2: MAFMVKHMIGGQLKDLTGGLTDEKSDGEKGEASAKGMTQEELELYQQQLEEEKRERDASFAQRKAERATVRSHFREKYRLPKNELDDTQIQAATQDVELPTELAKMIAEDNKDEQHKQSVLGQLSSLQHVDMDHLKDKAQATLEELKNSAEKCTLM; encoded by the exons ATGGCTTTCATGGTGAAGCACATGATCGGCGGTCAGCTGAAGGACCTCACCGGAGGCTTGACGGACGAAAAATCCGACGGCGAAAAAGGCGAGGCTTCAGCGAAAGGAATGACACAAGAGGAGCTGGAGCTGTACCAACAGCAGCTGGAAGAAGAGAA GCGCGAGCGAGATGCCAGCTTTGCTCAGAGGAAGGCGGAGAGGGCCACAGTCAGATCTCACTTCAGAGAAAAGTACAGACTGCCTAAG AATGAGCTGGACGACACGCAGATCCAGGCAGCCACACAGGACGTGGAGCTGCCGACCGAGCTGGCCAAGATGATCGCCGAGGACAACAAGGATGAGCAGCACAAGCAGTCGGTGCTGGGTCAGCTGTCCAGCCTGCAGCATGTGGACATGGACCACCTGAAGGACAAAGCTCAGGCCAccctggaggagctgaagaactCAGCCGAGAAGTGCACGCTCATGTGA